CCTCGTCCGCCTGGGCATAGGCCGCGCCCTTGCCGAGGATGATGAGGGGCCGCTTGGCGCCCTTCAAAACCTCAAGCGCGCGGGCCACCGCGTCGGGACCGGGGATCTGGGCCGGAGCCGGGTCGATGACCTTCACCAGCGACTTGGCGCCGGCCTCGGCGTCCATCACCTGGGAGAAGAGCTTGGCGGGCAAGTCGAGATAGACGCCGCCGGGACGGCCCGAGCAGGCCGCGCGGATGGCGCGGGCGACGCCGATGCCGATGTCGGCCGCGTGCAGCACGCGGAAGGCGGCCTTGCAGAGCGGCTTGGCGATGGCGAGCTGGTCCATCTCCTCATAGTCGCCCTGCTGGAGGTCGACGATCTCGCGCTCGGACGAGCCCGAAATGAGGATCATGGGGAAGCAATTGGTGGTGGCGTTGGCGAGCGCGGTCAGGCCATTGAGGAAGCCCGGTGCCGACACGGTCAGGCAGATGCCCGGCTTCTTGGTGAGGAAGCCGGCGATGGCGGCGGCATTGCCCGCATTCTGCTCGTGGCGGAAGGAGACCACGCGAATGCCCTCGGCCTGCGCCATGCGGCCGAGATCCGTGATCGGAATGCCCGGCACGTTGTAAATGGTCTCGATGCCGTTGAGCTTCAGCGCATCGATGACGAGGTGGAACCCGTCGGTGAGCTCCTGCTCGGGAACGTTGGCTTCGATGATCTGTGCGACTGCGGACATCCCGCTTCCTCCCGGAAAACTTTTGACTTTAAGCCTTTGACTTGCCTTGCACCCCGGCGCGGAGAGCCGGAGCGTTGACCTTGTCGCCGGACCCCCACCGCCCGCGAGGGACGGACGAAAGGGCTCCCGCAATTCCGTTGCTGCGCCCGCTATTCGGGAAACACGCCGTGCCGTTCCACATGGTCGGCCAGGCCCAGCGTGTGTTCCCGCACCAGGCGCTCGGCCAGGTCGGGATCATGGGCCTCCAGCGCGTCGATGATGGCCATGTGCTCGCGCATGGAGGTCTGCGACCGATTCTCCTGCCGGATGGACACCGCGCGGATGGCGCGCATGTGCAGGAACAGGTTCTCGGTCATGTCGGCGATCAGGTTGCACCCGCCCATGCGGATGATGGCCTGATGGAAGGCGATGTTCGCCTGTGAATAGTCATGCATGTGGGCGCTGACCGGCTCGCGCTCGAACGCGTTGAACAGCTCCCGCAGCCCCTTCAGCTCGGCGGCGCTGGCGCGGTCGGCGGCGAGGCGCGCCGCCATGCCCTCCAGCGCCGCCCACACGGTGATCATCTCGATGATCTCCCGCTTGGTCTTGCGCACCACGAAGATGCCGCGCCGGGGAACGGAGCGCACGAAGCCCTCCTGCTCCAGCACCGTCATGGCCTCGCGGATCGGCGTGCGGCTCACCCCCAGATCCTCCGAGAGCTGGCGCTCATCAAGGCGGAACTCGGCGGTCGAGCCATAGATGTCCATCTCCGTGATGGCGCGCTTCAGGGCGTCATAAGCCAGCATGCGCAAGCTCGAACTGGCCCCGAGCGGTTCCACATTCAGCTTCGGTGTGTCGGCGACCTGATGCACGGCCGGTGTTCCCTTCCCTGTGGCGGACGCCTTCTTCTGGGCGAATGCCGTCGGTG
This genomic interval from Aquabacter sp. L1I39 contains the following:
- a CDS encoding GntR family transcriptional regulator codes for the protein MLAYDALKRAITEMDIYGSTAEFRLDERQLSEDLGVSRTPIREAMTVLEQEGFVRSVPRRGIFVVRKTKREIIEMITVWAALEGMAARLAADRASAAELKGLRELFNAFEREPVSAHMHDYSQANIAFHQAIIRMGGCNLIADMTENLFLHMRAIRAVSIRQENRSQTSMREHMAIIDALEAHDPDLAERLVREHTLGLADHVERHGVFPE